One Gossypium arboreum isolate Shixiya-1 chromosome 13, ASM2569848v2, whole genome shotgun sequence genomic window, GTGAGATCTTCTAAGAGAGGTGTCGGGAGGTGAGTGTAAATAACTTCCTATGCAAATCTACATCTTCTCACATCAGGAAATAAACAGACCCATCTCTTGACGGAATCTGTGTTAAAGggttaaattttttcaaaaaaaaaagaggaacttTTAGCCTATTTGTTGCTTTCCTTGTTAGTAACAAAAACTTTTGGAAACATTGTTATGGTGATACAGGTTAGTTCTAGAAGCTGACAGTACCCCAATTGTTCTGCCATTTGTGCATACCGGAATGCAAGATGTTATGCCAATAGGGGCCAATTTCCCAAGGATTGGCAAGACGGTATGTATTCCTGCTGTTATTCCTTTGCTTAATAGACATTAGTTTTATGTGATATCTCCAGTGGCTTCACAATGCTTTTACATGGTCCCGTTTATAGTAGCATTTAAGAAAAATCCTTCCTAATTGGCCGTAATATTGGGTTttatgtttatgatctcatttccTGTCAATAATTGTTATGCTGAATTCTTTTAATACATGCAATTTTGTAGGTGACAGTTCTAATTGGAGACCCTATAATTTTTGATGATCTGCTTAACTCGGAAGAAGCCACAGAAGCATCAAGAGGAAAATTATACGATGCCGTCGCATCTAGAATTGGGCATCAACTGCAGATTTTGAAAGTAAAAGTCGATAAATTAGCGCTCGAGCAATCTATCCGATTAGAAAACCATAACAAAGATGGTGCAGAACGAGCAGCCAATATCTTGCACCAGGTAGATTTGGATCCATTTGGGTTAGGAAGCCATGAATATATTAGGTATGAATCCTTGGTAGAAGAAGCCCGAACGAAGCTGAATGATATGAGTCCCGAAGAAGCCACTGCAGATGGATATACGAGAATGGGATATTCTTGTGAAGGCGGGATTGGTTCAAGGATTCGCAGTTATATGGATCCAACTGAATTGATGGGATTCGCAGCGAGAGGCTTGCTAATGAACTGCAGATCCAAGGAAAAGCATTCAGACACAAGTGACATAAGCCCACTGAAGACTTGGAAACAGTATTTGGAAGCTAATATGCTAAAACAATGGAATACATGTTAAAATTTGGTGTTCGAATATGTAAATAAGAAACCTTGATATATCAGCAGTTTTGATATATGCTAAATATAAATTTCCAGCTTTTACTTCTACCTCATGTTGTTCTCGTATCTCTACTAACTCAGATAACTCTTACAC contains:
- the LOC128286912 gene encoding uncharacterized protein LOC128286912 codes for the protein MAVQRLDRGDLWKNKARVLQLQLRQRFRVAVDRHRPSVLADRYFSSSVQRWLRRFRDFRRDSLPSSSSFYRKKVSKDFDVEVDSAIFRMLQAVAVPLIGNVCHVFMNGLNRVQVYGLEKLHDALLNRPKNKPLITVSNHVASVDDPFVIASLLPPRVLLDAQNLRWTLCASDRCFSNPVTSAFFRSVKVLPVSRGDGIYQMGMDMAISKLNTGGWVHIFPEGSRSRDGGKTVRSSKRGVGRLVLEADSTPIVLPFVHTGMQDVMPIGANFPRIGKTVTVLIGDPIIFDDLLNSEEATEASRGKLYDAVASRIGHQLQILKVKVDKLALEQSIRLENHNKDGAERAANILHQVDLDPFGLGSHEYIRYESLVEEARTKLNDMSPEEATADGYTRMGYSCEGGIGSRIRSYMDPTELMGFAARGLLMNCRSKEKHSDTSDISPLKTWKQYLEANMLKQWNTC